The following coding sequences lie in one Cloeon dipterum chromosome 1, ieCloDipt1.1, whole genome shotgun sequence genomic window:
- the LOC135948567 gene encoding uncharacterized protein LOC135948567, with protein MTRAVLVGLLLCVPLQLWLAWDLRDPDRTLKEQLVHFKRLFIESVDWWRRWYFRSLNSIRSLWRKTSRYNLYQEECPAKEVELYRMSKGFFGQSPDVRQYRPDYLKLRIGQVVQVEQFQNPGVIISWDLYARAPEDWLAEKYGHDKELRKEPHYRVLVGQPHSKEVYVPQRQLTVLRATQVNHPKVSELFFRFDGAQYIPKDKLRKTYPLD; from the exons ATGACGCGGGCCGTGCTCGTGGGGTTGCTTCTGTGCGTGCCCCTGCAGCTGTGGCTGGCATGGGACCTGAGGGACCCTGACCGCACCCTCAAGGAGCAATTAGTGCACTTCAAGCGCCTCTTCATTGAAAGCGTTGATTGGTGGAGGCGGTGGTACTTTCGCTCTCTCAACAGCATTCGCA GTCTTTGGAGGAAAACTAGTCGATACAATTTGTACCAAGAGGAGTGCCCGGCTAAAGAGGTGGAACTGTACCGCATGTCTAAAGGGTTCTTTGGACAGTCCCCAGACGTCAGGCAGTATCGGCCGGACTATTTGAAGCTGAGAATCGGACAGGTTGTTCAAGTAGAGCAGTTCCAGAACCCTGGTGTGATAATTTCGTGGGACCTTTATGCGAGG GCACCTGAAGATTGGTTAGCTGAGAAATATGGACATGACAAg GAACTCCGGAAAGAGCCCCACTATCGGGTTCTCGTGGGTCAGCCTCATTCAAAAGAGGTCTACGTTCCTCAAAGACAACTGACTGTTTTGAGAGCAACACAAGTGAACCACCCAAAGGTGTCTGAGCTGTTTTTCCGCTTTGATGGTGCCCAGTACATTCCTAAGGACAAGCTGAGAAAAACATATCCTCTAGACTAA
- the LOC135948131 gene encoding protein O-glucosyltransferase 2-like: MRTGVCFLIPAFASLLLTECKAENRVDPSKCQVYGPGLISNTVLPARYFFIEAQNSEGKRIRKSPEGVFEVKFEGGCRLWHEVFDIRDGSFIVRYKLYKPCQEMKISILYNNKLVAKSPYVLEGPVHPENCYCPREDFDAWMRSFGCPAQTDKQILEDFEPFPSWNFTEFRPVAWKRFNRPNSMSVCNYVVKNNEVHRKCLGAHVGFKMFWDNILLSMARKVKLPNLELLVNLGDWPLVRLEELKVPMLSWCGSEETADIVVPTYELTEATLECMGRVTLDILSVQGNTPLPWEQRKAMAFWRGRDSNRERLHLIEIAREHSDLINASLTNFFFFRDLEEVYGPKVKHVSFFEFFENKYQLNVDGTVATYRFPFLLGGGSTVLKQESTYYEHFYSKLRPWHHYVPMAQNLSDLVDRIKWAKENDKEAREIALNGQAFAQENLMPKDVICYYAMVFREIRDRLVSNVKVRKGMEKVLQPDSDCKCLEGHVIRDEL; this comes from the exons ATGCG GACCGGTGTCTGTTTCTTGATTCCTGCATTTGCTTCACTTTTATTGACTGAATGTAAAGCTGAAAACCGTGTCGACCCATCAAAGTGCCAAGTTTATGGTCCAGGCCTGATTTCAAATACTGTCCTTCCGGCTCGTTACTTTTTCATTGAAGCTCAAAACTCGGAAGGAAAAAG GATCCGAAAATCTCCAGAGGGTGTATTTGAAGTGAAATTTGAAGGAGGATGCAGGCTGTGGCACGAAGTGTTCGACATAAGAGATGGTTCCTTTATCGTGCGATACAAATTATACAAACCGTGCCAAGAGATGAAAATAAGCATTTTGTACAACAATAAATTAGTTGCTAAATCCCCTTATGTCTTAGAAG GTCCAGTTCATCCAGAAAACTGTTACTGCCCAAGAGAAGATTTTGATGCGTGGATGAGGAGCTTTGGATGTCCAGCGCAGACAGACAAACAGATACTTGAAGACTTTGAACCATTTCCAAGCTGGAATTTCACAGAGTTTAGACCGGTGGCATGGAAGAGATTCAACAGACCAAATAGCATGAGCGTTTGCAACTATGTGGTCAAAAACAATGAG GTGCACCGAAAATGCTTGGGAGCTCACGTCGGATTCAAAATGTTCTGGGATAATATTTTGCTGTCAATGGCGAGGAAAGTAAAGCTTCCCAACCTTGAATTGCTCGTCAATCTGGGCGATTGGCCCTTGGTGCGCCTTGAAGAGTTAAAAGTTCCCATGCTTTCCTGGTGCGGCTCAGAAGAAACAGCTGACATCGTTGTCCCGACTTACGAGTTGACTGAAGCTACTTTGGAGTGCATGGGAAg GGTTACCCTGGACATATTGTCCGTGCAAGGCAACACACCGCTTCCATGGGAGCAGAGGAAGGCAATGGCATTTTGGAGAGGTCGAGATTCCAACAGAGAGCGACTCCATCTGATCGAAATTGCCAGAGAGCACAGTGACTTGATCAACGCTTCTTTAAccaactttttctttttccgaGACCTGGAAGAAGTCTATGGGCCTAAAGTAAAACACGTGTCCTTTTTTGAGTTCTTTGAA AACAAGTACCAGCTCAATGTGGACGGTACTGTGGCGACCTATCGTTTTCCATTTCTCCTCGGAGGCGGCTCGACTGTTTTGAAGCAAGAATCCACTTACTACGAGCATTTCTACAGTAAACTGCGCCCTTGGCACCACTACGTCCCGATGGCGCAAAATCTCAGCGATCTTGTGGACCGTATCAAATGGGCAAAGGAAAACGACAAAGAGGCGCGTGAAATTGCGCTCAACGGCCAAGCGTTTGCCCAGGAAAATCTGATGCCTAAAGATGTGATTTGCTACTATGCTATGGTTTTTAGA gaaattcgGGACCGATTAGTCAGCAACGTGAAAGTACGGAAAGGAATGGAAAAAGTGCTGCAGCCAGATAGTGATTGCAAATGCTTGGAAGGCCATGTGATTAGGGAcgaattgtga
- the LOC135948143 gene encoding uncharacterized protein LOC135948143 isoform X1, translating to MHPKTMMDLNYFVWELEKQLQIQTSESAIIPNTLLDDVERDKILNYIFSHYNHLDGFLTVPVVQFLVEKLCEEFDLRLVRQQDEENVLSLLSHRCASLKKLTIGAPPNQFISLTVPTTLKSFTLLEIFVTHDYYLNDHSLDQLQEAAPNLKKISTRFDEVTIGGLQTLSKFRSLTHLAICKTKSIGGELADAEYMAEVLWSAPNLELLCLCNAKRFTHMLHYFNIKFGCKRLLELVKIEIEDKIPYPVTKLPNVKEVVAEHPANLQQFEAFDNIEKLSLKTAVPLEPLTKLVGFSKRLAHLELILEQEFCCPVVLPFEVFRYFRVLEYLKIEGKWYFELPDRRGSVKLEALKTCIINVEHDLFPFAFLAVIMKSKNLVRLEYSGNHRSHSFFKALTRATRSNCTLNIESVRLQSFDSSSHQDLNSMKKLYICAPKLRSLEIFTPDIFHAEKLREYFEDLTGGNSKLKYRVYPFKSQANGQF from the exons at gcaCCCCAAAACCATGATGGaccttaattattttgtttgggaGTTGGAGAAGCAGCTACAGATTCAAACCTCAGAGTCTGCAATCATTCCAAATACTCTTCTAG ATGACGTTGAAAGAGACAAAATTCTGAATTACATTTTCAGCCACTACAATCATCTAGACGGATTTCTCACTGTGCCAGTTGTCCAATTTTTAGTGGAAAAACTCTGTGAGGAGTTCGATTTAAGATTAGTTAGGCAGCAAGACGAAGAGAATGTGCTGTCTCTCTTGAGTCACAGATGCGCATCGCTAAAAAAGCTAACAATTGGTGCCCCTCCAAACCAGTTCATCTCACTGACTGTGCCAACTACACTGAAGTCATTTACCCTGCTTGAGATTTTTGTCACCCACGACTATTACCTAAATGATCACTCTCTAGATCAACTGCAAGAAGCAGCCCCAAATTTAAA GAAGATTTCCACTAGATTTGATGAAGTGACTATTGGAGGTTTGCAGACGCTTTCTAAATTTAGGAGCCTCACTCATTTGGCCATTTGCAAAACGAAGTCCATTGGAGGCGAACTCGCAGACGCAGAGTACATGGCGGAAGTTTTATGGTCAGCCCCGAATTTGGAATTACTTTGCTTGTGCAATGCTAAAAGATTCACCCACATGCTGCACTActtcaacattaaatttggttgCAAAAGATTGCTGGAACTGGTCAAGATTGAAATTGAAGATAAGATTCCATACCCTGTTACAAAGTTACCAAAT gtCAAAGAAGTCGTCGCTGAACACCCTGCAAATCTGCAGCAGTTTGAAGCTTTTGACAACATTgaaaagctctctttgaaAACTGCTGTTCCTCTTGAGCCCTTGACTAAACTAGTCGGATTCAGCAAACGGCTCGCACACCTGGAATTAATCTTAGAGCAAGAATTTTGCTGCCCAGTAGTATTGCCTTTTGAAGTCTTCAGGTATTTCAGGGTCCTTGAATACCtgaaaattgaaggaaaatgGTACTTTGAACTACCTGACCGCAGAGGAAGTGTGAAATTGGAGGCCCTCAAAACCTGCATCATCAATGTTGAACATGATCTATTCCCCTTTGCATTCCTGGCTGTGATCATGAAGTCCAAAAATCTAGTGCGCTTAGAATACAGCGGAAACCACAGATctcacagtttttttaaggCTCTCACCAGAGCCACTCGCTCAAATTGTACCTTAAACATTGAAAGTGTGAGGCTTCAAAGCTTTGACTCAAGCTCGCATCAGGACCTGAATAGCATGAAGAAGCTCTATATCTGTGCACCAAAGCTGCGTTCACTGGAAATATTTACACCAGATATTTTTCACGCAGAAAAGTTGAGAGAATACTTTGAAGACCTGACTGGAGGAAATTCCAAACTGAAGTACAGAGTGTATCCTTTCAAGTCGCAAGCTAATGGCCAGTTCTAA
- the LOC135948143 gene encoding uncharacterized protein LOC135948143 isoform X2, with translation MMDLNYFVWELEKQLQIQTSESAIIPNTLLDDVERDKILNYIFSHYNHLDGFLTVPVVQFLVEKLCEEFDLRLVRQQDEENVLSLLSHRCASLKKLTIGAPPNQFISLTVPTTLKSFTLLEIFVTHDYYLNDHSLDQLQEAAPNLKKISTRFDEVTIGGLQTLSKFRSLTHLAICKTKSIGGELADAEYMAEVLWSAPNLELLCLCNAKRFTHMLHYFNIKFGCKRLLELVKIEIEDKIPYPVTKLPNVKEVVAEHPANLQQFEAFDNIEKLSLKTAVPLEPLTKLVGFSKRLAHLELILEQEFCCPVVLPFEVFRYFRVLEYLKIEGKWYFELPDRRGSVKLEALKTCIINVEHDLFPFAFLAVIMKSKNLVRLEYSGNHRSHSFFKALTRATRSNCTLNIESVRLQSFDSSSHQDLNSMKKLYICAPKLRSLEIFTPDIFHAEKLREYFEDLTGGNSKLKYRVYPFKSQANGQF, from the exons ATGATGGaccttaattattttgtttgggaGTTGGAGAAGCAGCTACAGATTCAAACCTCAGAGTCTGCAATCATTCCAAATACTCTTCTAG ATGACGTTGAAAGAGACAAAATTCTGAATTACATTTTCAGCCACTACAATCATCTAGACGGATTTCTCACTGTGCCAGTTGTCCAATTTTTAGTGGAAAAACTCTGTGAGGAGTTCGATTTAAGATTAGTTAGGCAGCAAGACGAAGAGAATGTGCTGTCTCTCTTGAGTCACAGATGCGCATCGCTAAAAAAGCTAACAATTGGTGCCCCTCCAAACCAGTTCATCTCACTGACTGTGCCAACTACACTGAAGTCATTTACCCTGCTTGAGATTTTTGTCACCCACGACTATTACCTAAATGATCACTCTCTAGATCAACTGCAAGAAGCAGCCCCAAATTTAAA GAAGATTTCCACTAGATTTGATGAAGTGACTATTGGAGGTTTGCAGACGCTTTCTAAATTTAGGAGCCTCACTCATTTGGCCATTTGCAAAACGAAGTCCATTGGAGGCGAACTCGCAGACGCAGAGTACATGGCGGAAGTTTTATGGTCAGCCCCGAATTTGGAATTACTTTGCTTGTGCAATGCTAAAAGATTCACCCACATGCTGCACTActtcaacattaaatttggttgCAAAAGATTGCTGGAACTGGTCAAGATTGAAATTGAAGATAAGATTCCATACCCTGTTACAAAGTTACCAAAT gtCAAAGAAGTCGTCGCTGAACACCCTGCAAATCTGCAGCAGTTTGAAGCTTTTGACAACATTgaaaagctctctttgaaAACTGCTGTTCCTCTTGAGCCCTTGACTAAACTAGTCGGATTCAGCAAACGGCTCGCACACCTGGAATTAATCTTAGAGCAAGAATTTTGCTGCCCAGTAGTATTGCCTTTTGAAGTCTTCAGGTATTTCAGGGTCCTTGAATACCtgaaaattgaaggaaaatgGTACTTTGAACTACCTGACCGCAGAGGAAGTGTGAAATTGGAGGCCCTCAAAACCTGCATCATCAATGTTGAACATGATCTATTCCCCTTTGCATTCCTGGCTGTGATCATGAAGTCCAAAAATCTAGTGCGCTTAGAATACAGCGGAAACCACAGATctcacagtttttttaaggCTCTCACCAGAGCCACTCGCTCAAATTGTACCTTAAACATTGAAAGTGTGAGGCTTCAAAGCTTTGACTCAAGCTCGCATCAGGACCTGAATAGCATGAAGAAGCTCTATATCTGTGCACCAAAGCTGCGTTCACTGGAAATATTTACACCAGATATTTTTCACGCAGAAAAGTTGAGAGAATACTTTGAAGACCTGACTGGAGGAAATTCCAAACTGAAGTACAGAGTGTATCCTTTCAAGTCGCAAGCTAATGGCCAGTTCTAA
- the Nfs1 gene encoding cysteine desulfurase produces the protein MSRFWVISMARGLDKGFSCSFFDSKYAISRMTATTKRNYVTPAAKIDKRNLLEGCRPLYLDAQATTPLDPRVLDAMLPYLTSYYGNPHSRTHAYGWESEEAMETARKQVADLIGASDPREIIFTSGATESNNISVKGVARFYGSRKKHVITSATEHKCVLDSCRVLESEGFKVTYLPVGTGGLIDMKELESLITADTSLVSVMTVNNEIGVIQPIEEIGALCRSKKVFFHTDAAQAVGKIPIDVNKMNIDLMSISGHKIYGPKGVGALYVRRRPRVRLEPIQSGGGQERGMRSGTVPTPLAVGLGAACAIAQREMKYDHERVSQLAKRLMDKIYAKLPQVVRNGDAEKTYPGCVNLSFAYVEGESLLMALKDVALSSGSACTSASLEPSYVLRAIGADEDLAHSSIRFGFGRFTTEEEVDYTAERCIEQVTRLREMSPLWEMVQEGVDLKSIKWSQH, from the exons ATGTCGCGATTCTGGGTGATTAGCATGGCAAGGGGCTTGGATAAAGGCTTTAGCTGCTCATTCTTCGACAGTAAATACGCAATTTCTCGCATGACAGCAACCACAAAGAGAAATTACGTAACGCCAGCAGCGAAAATTG aCAAAAGGAATCTTCTGGAGGGATGTCGGCCTCTTTACTTGGACGCACAAGCGACAACACCATTG GATCCTAGAGTTTTGGATGCAATGCTACCTTACTTGACAAGTTACTATGGAAACCCACATTCCCGAACCCATGCTTACGGATGGGAGAGTGAAGAGGCAATGGAGACTGCGAGAAAG CAAGTAGCAGACTTGATTGGTGCTAGTGATCCAAGAGAAATCATTTTCACGTCAGGAGCAACTGAGTCCAACAACATTTCAGTGAAAGGTGTTGCCAGATTCTACGGCTCCAGGAAGAAACATGTCATCACATCTGCAACA GAACACAAATGTGTGCTGGATTCGTGCAGAGTGCTGGAATCAGAAGGCTTCAAAGTGACATACTTGCCTGTTGGAACTGGGGGCCTCATCGACATGAAAGAACTCGAGAGCCTGATCACCGCCGACACATCTCTTGTCTCTGTAATGACAGTCAATAATGAAATTGGCGTCATTCAACCCATCGAGGAGATTG GTGCGCTGTGCCGCTCTAAGAAAGTTTTCTTCCACACAGACGCTGCTCAGGCAGttggaaaaattcctattGATGTGAACAAGATGAATATTGATCTTATGTCCATTAGTGGACACAAGATTTATGGACCAAAAG GTGTTGGTGCTCTTTACGTCAGACGTCGGCCGAGGGTGCGGTTGGAACCAATCCAGAGTGGTGGTGGGCAGGAAAGAGGGATGCGCAGCGGAACAGTTCCCACGCCACTTGCTGTGGGCCTTGGTGCTGCATGTGCGATTGCTCAAAGAGAAATGAAG TACGACCATGAAAGGGTGAGTCAGCTGGCAAAGAGACTGATGGACAAGATATATGCTAAGTTGCCGCAAGTTGTCAGAAATGGAGATGCAGAGAAAACGTACCCAGGCTGTGTTAACCTCTCCTTTGCCTACGTGGAAG gAGAGTCCCTTTTGATGGCCCTCAAAGACGTTGCTCTATCCAGTGGCAGTGCATGCACATCAGCGTCACTGGAGCCGTCATATGTCTTGCGAGCGATTGGCGCAGACGAAGATCTGGCCCATTCATCCATCAG ATTTGGCTTTGGACGGTTTACGACTGAAGAGGAGGTGGATTACACCGCTGAGCGCTGTATTGAACAAGTAACAAGGCTCAGGGAAATGAG TCCTCTGTGGGAGATGGTGCAGGAGGGTGTGGACTTGAAGAGCATTAAATGGAGCCAGCATTAA